The Colletotrichum higginsianum IMI 349063 chromosome 2, whole genome shotgun sequence genome has a segment encoding these proteins:
- a CDS encoding ATP synthase subunit delta, with protein MNSFRFARAALRARPAAIRAPLQRRTYADAVPDKASTTLPGLRTPADDSQIKLSLSLPHQAIYKSQDVVQVNIPAESGDMGVLANHVPSIEQLKSGLVEVIEESGPNKQFFLSGGFAVVQPNSVLSINATEGYPIEDFSAETVKSLIAEAQKVASGSGSEQDVAEAKVELEVLESLQAVLK; from the exons ATGAACTCTTTCCGCTTCGCGCGCGCGGCTCTCCGGGCCCGCCCTGCTGCCATTCGCGCCCCCCTCCAGCGCAGAACCTACGCAGATGCCGTCCCGGACAAGGCAAGCACTACTCTCC CTGGCCTCCGAACTCCCGCTGACGATTCGCAGATCAAGCTGAGCTTGTCGCTCCCTCACCAG GCCATCTACAAGTCCCAGGATGTCGTTCAGGTCAACATCCCCGCCGAGTCCGGCGATATGGGTGTCCTCGCCAACCACGTTCCCTCCATTGAGCAGCTGAAGTCCGGCCTGGTCGAGGTTATCGAGGAGAGCGGCCCCAACAAGCAGTTTTTCC TGTCTGGCGGTTTCGCCGTTGTTCAGCCCAACTCTGTCCTCAGCATCAACGCCACCGAGGGATACCCCATCGAGGACTTCAGCGCCGAGACCGTCAAGTCCTTgatcgccgaggcccagaagGTTGCCTCCGGCAGCGGAAGCGAGCAGGATGttgccgaggccaaggtTGAGCTGGAG GTTCTTGAGAGCCTGCAGGCCGTCCTGAAATAG
- a CDS encoding F-box domain-containing protein, with protein sequence MSVQPASSSTSPKEGSLCNLDEAASILRVTSYHRKDFDLAVIHLNPHKFGYIRSSLFKSFASSLDANLGRLESFPLEILTSVCLFLDISTAFHFSHVNRRAREIVATIREYRQLSEHAIDCVCALLRTGVASRVSITSLYSALSTKNCHLCGSFSGFLFLSTATRCCFSCIETAPSLRATSLAKLSKASGVPVRQLKKSIPTLHTLSGVYTMEEVTRTRRTFIVAESHCLDALKRNEIKESQLTFDLWSQSPILRFMASSSLPFLDPITEEIQTGVSCRGCQLVLEAAPSEARFDRRELTTTAKVARFEWEIPRMERETHAYRLLEGTGIAPRFLGHVHEQGRTVGMLLKKIEDGRFAGVGDLEACRKALGRFHKTGLLHGDVNRHNFVVGKDGLKLIDFTTSRETNDLEAFDAVLASLETELGDGSGRGGGFEIDDD encoded by the exons ATGTCTGTTCAACCCGCAAGCTCTTCTACCTCCCCAAAGGAGGGCAGTCTTTGCAATCTCGACGAAGCAGCTTCAATTCTACGTGTCACATCATACCACCGCAAGGACTTCGACCTTGCCGTCATTCACCTCAACCCTCACAAGTTTGGTTACATTCGTTCTTCTCTCTTCAAGTCTTTCGCCTCTTCTCTCGATGCTAACCTCGGACGTCTCGAGTCGTTTCCCCTGGAAATTCTAACCTCGGTCTGTCTATTTCTCGATATTTCGACTGCTTTTCATTTCAGTCATGTCAATCGCCGCGCTCGAGAGATAGTTGCTACGATTCGAGAATACCGTCAGCTTAGCGAGCACGCTATCGACTGTGTATGCGCTCTACTTCGAACAGGTGTTGCATCGCGTGTCAGCATAACTAGTCTCTATTCCGCTCTATCAACGAAGAACTGCCACCTTTGCGGCTCGTTTTCCGGCTTCCTCTTCCTATCCACCGCTACAAGATGCTGCTTTTCTTGCATTGAAACAGCCCCAAGCTTACGTGCTACTTCCCTGGCCAAGCTCTCCAAGGCATCTGGTGTACCCGTCCGTCAACTCAAGAAATCTATACCTACCTTGCACACTCTATCAGGAGTCTACACTATGGAGGAAGTGACACGCACACGGAGAACATTTATTGTCGCAGAATCCCACTGTCTTGATGCGTTGAAAAGAAATGAAATCAAAGAGTCGCAACTGACATTCGACTTGTGGTCGCAGTCGCCCATTTTACGCTTCATGGCATCTTCAAGTCTGCCATTTTTGGACCCTATCACGGAAGAGATTCAAACCGGAGTCTCCTGTAGAGGTTGCCAACTGGTATTAGAAGCTGCGCCTTCGGAAGCGAGATTCGACCGCCGAGAGC TCACAACGACTGCCAAAGTGGCACGCTTCGAATGGGAGATTCCACGTATGGAGCGCGAAACCCACGCGTACCGCCTGCTCGAAGGAACGGGCATTGCGCCGCGGTTTCTCGGTCATGTTCATGAGCAAGGGCGGACAGTAGGAATGCTGCTGAAGAAGATTGAGGACGGCCGGTTTGCTGGAGTGGGTGACCTGGAGGCGTGTAGGAAGGCGCTTGGCCGTTTCCACAAGACAGGTTTGCTTCACGGTGACGTGAACCGTCACAACTTTGTCGTTGGCAAAGACGGATTGAAGTTGATTGATTTTACGACGAGTCGGGAGACCAACGATTTGGAGGCTTTTGATGCGGTATTGGCGAGCTTGGAGACTGAGTTGGGAGATGGTTCAGGACGTGGTGGGGGGTTCGAGATTGATGATGATTAG